In Onychostoma macrolepis isolate SWU-2019 chromosome 14, ASM1243209v1, whole genome shotgun sequence, a single window of DNA contains:
- the LOC131553093 gene encoding tubulin beta chain encodes MGTLLISKIREEYPDRIMNTFSVVPSPKVSDTVVEPYNATLSVHQLVENTDETYCIDNEALYDICFRTLKLTTPTYGDLNHLVSATMSGVTTCLRFPGQLNADLRKLAVNMVPFPRLHFFMPGFAPLTSRGSQQYRALTVPELTQQMFDAKNMMAACDPRHGRYLTVAAVFRGRMSMKEVDEQMLNVQNKNSSYFVEWIPNNVKTAVCDIPPRGLKMAATFIGNSTAIQELFKRISEQFTAMFRRKAFLHWYTGEGMDEMEFTEAESNMNDLVSEYQQYQDATAEEEGEFEEEGEEELA; translated from the coding sequence ATGGGCACCCTCCTCATTAGCAAAATCCGTGAGGAGTATCCTGACCGTATCATGAATACCTTCAGCGTGGTGCCCTCTCCTAAAGTCTCCGACACAGTGGTTGAGCCCTACAACGCCACACTGTCTGTCCATcagttggtggaaaacacagACGAAACCTACTGCATTGACAACGAAGCCCTTTACGACATCTGCTTCCGCACTCTCAAACTCACAACACCCACATACGGTGACCTCAACCACCTCGTCTCCGCCACCATGAGCGGCGTCACCACATGCTTGAGGTTCCCTGGCCAGTTGAACGCAGATCTCCGTAAACTGGCGGTGAACATGGTGCCCTTCCCTCGTCTGCACTTCTTCATGCCCGGCTTCGCTCCTCTGACCAGCAGGGGCAGCCAGCAGTACCGCGCACTGACTGTTCCTGAACTCACCCAGCAGATGTTCGACGCCAAGAACATGATGGCTGCCTGTGACCCCCGTCACGGCCGCTACCTGACCGTTGCTGCCGTCTTCCGTGGCCGCATGTCCATGAAGGAGGTGGATGAGCAGATGCTCAACGTTCAGAACAAGAACAGCAGCTACTTCGTCGAATGGATCCCCAACAACGTCAAGACCGCTGTCTGCGACATTCCACCTCGTGGGCTCAAAATGGCCGCCACCTTCATTGGCAACAGCACTGCCATCCAGGAGCTGTTCAAGAGAATCTCCGAGCAGTTCACGGCCATGTTCAGGCGCAAGGCTTTCCTGCATTGGTACACCGGAGAGGGCATGGACGAGATGGAGTTCACCGAGGCTGAGAGCAACATGAACGACCTGGTGTCCGAGTACCAGCAGTACCAGGATGCCACTGCTGAGGAGGAAGGAGAGTTTGAGGAGGAGGGCGAAGAGGAGCTTGCTTAA
- the LOC131553094 gene encoding tubulin beta-4B chain-like gives MREIVHLQAGQCGNQIGAKFWEVISDEHGIDPTGSYHGDSDLQLDRINVYYNEASGGKYVPRAVLVDLEPGTMDSVRSGPFGQIFRPDNFVLVSYNMHPKVAFD, from the exons ATGAGGGAGATTGTGCATTTACAGGCTGGACAGTGCGGCAACCAGATTGGTGCTAAG TTCTGGGAAGTCATTAGTGACGAGCATGGAATTGACCCAACAGGCAGTTACCATGGCGACAGTGACCTTCAGCTGGACagaattaatgtttattataatgaaGCCTCAG GTGGAAAGTACGTTCCACGTGCTGTGCTGGTGGATTTGGAGCCCGGTACAATGGACTCCGTGAGGTCCGGTCCATTTGGTCAGATCTTCAGACCAGATAACTTTGTTTTGGTAAGTTATAATATGCACCCAAAAGTGGCGTTTGACTGA